Proteins encoded within one genomic window of Ammonifex degensii KC4:
- a CDS encoding manganese catalase family protein, with protein sequence MWIYVKHLQRPVRVSRCDVGLAKLILTQFGSPDGEFSASWRYITQAFTMPTGRTKALLIDTGTEELAHLEMVGTLFHMLIRDATPQQLRNAGLGEQYAVHGFATFLNAPGGEPWTSSYIQATGDPVADLTEDMAAEQKARAAYERLLCSTNDPDVREVLSFLREREVVHFQRFGEALQHVQSYLDSPRHLWPGFTSEQKD encoded by the coding sequence ATGTGGATCTATGTCAAACATCTTCAGCGCCCGGTGCGCGTCTCGCGGTGCGATGTGGGCCTGGCTAAGCTCATCCTGACCCAGTTCGGGAGCCCCGACGGGGAGTTCTCCGCTTCCTGGCGCTATATAACCCAGGCCTTTACCATGCCTACCGGACGCACTAAGGCTCTTCTCATCGACACCGGGACCGAAGAACTGGCGCATCTAGAGATGGTCGGTACGCTTTTCCACATGCTGATCCGGGACGCCACCCCGCAGCAGCTCCGTAACGCTGGTCTGGGGGAGCAGTACGCCGTACACGGCTTCGCCACTTTTCTGAACGCGCCCGGAGGCGAGCCCTGGACCTCGTCCTACATCCAAGCTACGGGAGATCCAGTAGCCGACCTGACCGAAGACATGGCCGCCGAGCAGAAGGCTCGCGCCGCCTACGAGCGCCTGCTCTGCTCCACCAACGATCCGGACGTCCGCGAGGTGTTAAGCTTCCTGCGCGAACGCGAAGTGGTGCACTTCCAGCGCTTCGGCGAAGCCCTGCAGCACGTGCAAAGCTATCTAGACAGCCCCCGGCACCTCTGGCCGGGCTTCACGTCGGAGCAAAAAGATTGA